In Peptostreptococcus equinus, the DNA window AAATTAAGAATATATTTGCAATTTTAATATTAATTCTAGCTATACTTAAGTTTTATAGTGTTTTTTTTGCCTTTGAATCATTTTCTAAAATTATTATGTTGATATCTCTAGGGCTTGCAAGTTTATTGATATTGGATAGTAGAAAATCGTATAATATTTTACATATGAGTATTATACTTATTTCTTTAGCACAATTTTTAATTGCAAAAAATATAACTATGTTTTATACAATTTATTTATGTATGGCATTTATTGATATAGACTTTAAAATGATTGCTAAAGTATTTATTGTTGCAAATTGCATACTATTTGCCATATATCTTTTATTGAATTTAGTTGGAATTTATCCAACACAATATCTAGAAGGTCGCAATGATTTTGGCTTTGGAAACCCAAATTCAGCATTTATTTGTATGTTTTTAATTTGGTCATCATTTTTCTATATAATAAATGAAAAAGGTAAAAAGTTAGACTATATTTTATTATTTTTGCTTATATTCGTAACTTATGTTCAAACTGAAACTAGAACGGGATTACTTGCAGCTATTGCTACAATAATATTCTATTTTATATTGAAAAAAGTTGATATAAGTAATAAAAAAATAGCCACATTAATTTCTATTATTCCGATTATAGGTGCATTAACAAGTATA includes these proteins:
- a CDS encoding O-antigen polymerase, with the translated sequence MNKTKIKNIFAILILILAILKFYSVFFAFESFSKIIMLISLGLASLLILDSRKSYNILHMSIILISLAQFLIAKNITMFYTIYLCMAFIDIDFKMIAKVFIVANCILFAIYLLLNLVGIYPTQYLEGRNDFGFGNPNSAFICMFLIWSSFFYIINEKGKKLDYILLFLLIFVTYVQTETRTGLLAAIATIIFYFILKKVDISNKKIATLISIIPIIGALTSIILAVFVYDNYFINSILSSRPLYWNAYIMHPTFGLNLFGYAANIREYLFTTRTPMDSGYMWGLYSQGIMAFSALVIGIAISMYSLCKKNKKSELLLLVSILVYCFAESILLDISTNIGLILMVQNLDILNYSNLSISRLKAKNRN